A stretch of the Streptomyces sp. NBC_00654 genome encodes the following:
- a CDS encoding DMT family transporter yields the protein MLGSGLSNQAGASAAALAFPVIGPVGVVAVRQWVAAGVLWAVGRPRLASFTAAQWRPVLGLALVFAAMNLSLYMAIDRIGLGLAVTLEFLGPLAVALSGSRRRVDALCAVAAAGAVVVLARPSPSTDYLGIALALLAAVCWGSYILLNRVVGRRLPGLEGPAAAAAVSGALYFPVGVLALWLRPPTSASMGCALAAGVLSSAVPFLADLLALRRVPTQFFGVFMSINPVFAALIGLVVLGQHLDVTAWLAMLVIVGANAVAVTTASPTVTTTNWSVS from the coding sequence ATGCTGGGCAGTGGCCTGTCCAACCAGGCCGGAGCGTCGGCGGCGGCGCTGGCGTTCCCGGTGATCGGCCCGGTGGGTGTGGTGGCGGTCCGCCAGTGGGTTGCCGCAGGGGTGCTGTGGGCGGTCGGCAGGCCGCGGCTGGCATCGTTCACCGCGGCGCAGTGGCGGCCGGTCCTGGGGCTCGCGTTGGTGTTCGCCGCGATGAATCTGTCCTTGTACATGGCCATCGACCGTATCGGGCTCGGGCTCGCCGTCACGCTGGAGTTCCTCGGCCCGCTCGCTGTGGCCCTGTCCGGCTCGCGCCGCCGCGTCGACGCCTTGTGCGCGGTGGCCGCTGCGGGCGCGGTGGTCGTCCTGGCCCGTCCCTCGCCCTCCACCGACTACCTGGGCATCGCCCTGGCTCTGCTCGCCGCGGTGTGCTGGGGCAGCTACATCCTCCTCAATCGCGTCGTCGGCCGCCGCCTGCCCGGACTGGAGGGGCCGGCTGCCGCCGCCGCGGTCTCAGGTGCGCTCTACTTTCCCGTCGGCGTCCTGGCGTTGTGGCTGCGTCCCCCGACCTCGGCCTCCATGGGCTGCGCACTGGCGGCCGGCGTGCTGTCCTCCGCCGTGCCATTCCTGGCAGATCTGCTGGCACTGCGGCGAGTGCCCACGCAGTTCTTCGGTGTATTCATGAGCATCAACCCGGTCTTCGCCGCACTGATCGGTCTCGTCGTACTCGGCCAGCACCTCGATGTGACGGCCTGGCTCGCCATGCTGGTGATCGTCGGTGCGAACGCGGTCGCCGTCACCACGGCTTCTCCCACTGTCACCACCACCAACTGGAGCGTCTCGTGA
- a CDS encoding GNAT family N-acetyltransferase: MVHVREMDGADVEAVSAIRVRGWQAAYTGIVPQAYLDAMTAEGDADQRRRLLSRPRRTSRDLVALGDRGPVGWICFGPCRSEVPGVGRLGEVYALYVSPDLIGRGIGRRLLGEAHAQMKSHGFEASALWVLCDNHQARRFYERAGYQADGAVQDDVYDEITLSELRYQRVL, translated from the coding sequence ATGGTGCATGTGCGGGAAATGGATGGAGCTGATGTTGAGGCCGTTTCGGCGATCAGGGTCAGGGGGTGGCAGGCGGCGTACACCGGCATCGTCCCCCAGGCGTACTTGGACGCGATGACGGCCGAAGGTGACGCCGACCAGCGGCGGCGGTTGCTCTCTCGACCCCGCCGGACGTCACGAGACCTTGTGGCGCTCGGTGACCGGGGCCCGGTGGGGTGGATCTGCTTCGGGCCGTGCCGTAGCGAGGTTCCCGGTGTGGGGCGGCTGGGTGAGGTCTACGCCCTGTACGTCTCGCCGGATCTGATCGGCCGGGGCATCGGCCGGAGGCTACTGGGCGAGGCTCACGCCCAGATGAAGAGCCACGGCTTCGAGGCGTCGGCCTTGTGGGTTCTCTGTGACAACCACCAAGCCAGGCGCTTCTACGAGCGGGCGGGCTATCAAGCCGACGGGGCGGTTCAGGACGATGTCTACGACGAGATCACGCTCTCCGAACTCCGTTACCAGCGTGTGCTCTGA